A region of Subtercola boreus DNA encodes the following proteins:
- a CDS encoding MFS transporter, whose amino-acid sequence MTAVSRPTLAPASGHSVATVLDSIGFTRAQFWIFMLILAGEFFDTLEQNSVGAMGTNIKNSLQIGDFQLTSINTATVIGGLIGRLLAGYLADKYGRRFALSLNLLVYSLGGLISALSVNYEMLLVSRLIVGIGIGGEFMIGIVMISEMVATKYRGTAIGAINVGAGGLGNFISYGLFLLLLGPLESPLGGADTVWRWSFVILAVPALFVVFYRRRLPETPRFLLSKGRVEEANRSLAILASNTLKYTGARPPVELTPEDLPPVKMSASPTAVFSRPVIRRTAALGIASWMAFGSQVTLNFLMPTLLVERGYSVAESLLYTMIMNVGSLLGATTAALIAGRVGRRTAVGAAGVLGCLTALAFAGLGDSTGAILVLGALFQFFTMVTNTTLAGWTAEVFPTKIRASGASIVNGIGNIAGAVMPFLAVALYGSFAFAGVFGLAAVMYAILVIASRFAPETRGRSLEDVNENAIAQAAATH is encoded by the coding sequence ATGACTGCTGTATCCCGCCCCACCCTCGCACCTGCCTCCGGCCACTCTGTGGCAACCGTCCTCGACTCGATCGGCTTCACCCGCGCCCAGTTCTGGATCTTCATGCTCATCCTCGCCGGGGAGTTCTTCGACACGCTCGAACAGAACTCCGTCGGCGCCATGGGCACGAACATCAAGAACTCCCTGCAGATCGGCGACTTCCAACTCACCTCGATCAACACCGCGACGGTGATCGGTGGTCTGATCGGCCGGCTCCTCGCCGGATACCTTGCCGACAAGTACGGTCGGCGGTTCGCGCTCAGCCTGAACCTTCTGGTCTACTCCCTCGGCGGCCTGATCAGTGCGCTCTCCGTCAACTACGAGATGCTGCTCGTCAGCCGGCTCATCGTCGGCATCGGCATCGGCGGCGAATTCATGATCGGCATCGTGATGATCTCGGAGATGGTCGCGACAAAGTACCGCGGCACCGCGATCGGCGCGATCAACGTCGGAGCCGGCGGCCTCGGCAACTTCATCTCCTACGGACTGTTCCTGCTGCTTCTCGGGCCCCTCGAGAGCCCGCTCGGCGGCGCCGACACGGTCTGGCGCTGGTCATTCGTGATCCTCGCCGTTCCGGCCCTGTTCGTGGTCTTCTACCGACGACGTCTGCCCGAGACCCCCCGGTTCCTCCTCTCGAAGGGCCGGGTGGAAGAGGCGAACCGTTCGCTGGCGATCCTCGCGTCGAACACCCTGAAGTACACAGGAGCTCGCCCGCCGGTCGAACTCACCCCCGAAGACCTCCCGCCGGTGAAGATGTCTGCCTCACCCACCGCGGTATTCAGCCGCCCGGTCATCCGGCGCACTGCAGCACTCGGAATCGCCTCCTGGATGGCTTTCGGCTCGCAGGTCACCCTCAACTTCCTGATGCCGACCCTGCTCGTGGAGCGCGGCTACTCCGTGGCTGAGAGCCTGCTCTACACGATGATCATGAACGTCGGATCGCTGCTCGGCGCGACCACCGCGGCGCTCATCGCGGGACGGGTCGGTCGCCGTACCGCCGTTGGCGCCGCCGGCGTGCTGGGCTGCCTCACAGCGCTCGCCTTCGCCGGGTTGGGTGACAGCACCGGCGCGATCCTGGTGCTCGGCGCCCTGTTCCAGTTCTTCACGATGGTCACCAACACGACCCTCGCGGGTTGGACCGCTGAAGTGTTCCCGACGAAGATCCGCGCATCCGGTGCGTCTATCGTCAACGGAATCGGCAACATCGCCGGCGCCGTGATGCCCTTCCTCGCCGTCGCCCTCTACGGTTCGTTCGCGTTCGCCGGCGTCTTCGGGCTCGCCGCCGTCATGTACGCCATCCTCGTCATCGCTTCACGGTTCGCACCAGAGACCCGGGGCCGCTCACTCGAGGACGTCAACGAGAACGCCATCGCGCAGGCCGCCGCCACACACTGA
- a CDS encoding ABC transporter substrate-binding protein, which produces MDTLKISATANGLNYLPEYVADVGGIFAAAGLSVTATACDPWTGVLDDLDSGAADLALGGLWVPGMYAGMDRRLTVVGQLNNAFPMTIVARTATDPISLDWLAGKVVLAPGAGGSAPFEFTAGLIRKAGLDVAATRWVRDLSTAMLIELYRGGLGDAIILDLVSAEEVVAAGHGTIVFRHLDAGVMPNSVYYARTERVEELADRTARFVGAIETAMKKITAGDADAEIEAVLASRFSGRDPVLLRRAVDEMARGGVWDTTVIDSDASDRWMRILTDAGLIVRAPSLAELTGSHAVGAVS; this is translated from the coding sequence ATGGACACCCTGAAGATCTCCGCCACCGCCAACGGTCTGAACTACCTCCCCGAGTACGTCGCCGACGTCGGCGGCATCTTCGCCGCAGCGGGACTCTCGGTGACGGCGACGGCATGCGACCCCTGGACCGGTGTGCTCGACGACCTCGACTCGGGCGCCGCCGATCTGGCACTGGGCGGTCTCTGGGTGCCCGGAATGTACGCAGGAATGGATCGCCGACTCACCGTCGTCGGTCAACTCAACAATGCCTTCCCGATGACCATCGTCGCCCGGACCGCCACAGACCCGATCAGCCTCGACTGGCTGGCCGGGAAGGTCGTGCTCGCCCCGGGCGCGGGCGGCAGCGCGCCGTTCGAATTCACCGCGGGTCTCATCCGCAAGGCGGGCCTGGATGTCGCGGCAACCAGGTGGGTGCGCGACCTGTCGACCGCCATGCTGATCGAGCTCTACCGAGGCGGCCTCGGTGATGCGATCATCCTCGACCTGGTCTCAGCTGAGGAAGTCGTCGCCGCCGGCCACGGAACCATCGTCTTCCGTCACCTCGACGCCGGCGTGATGCCCAACAGCGTCTACTACGCCCGCACCGAACGCGTCGAGGAACTCGCTGACCGCACCGCACGCTTCGTCGGTGCGATCGAGACGGCCATGAAAAAGATCACCGCCGGCGACGCCGACGCCGAGATCGAAGCCGTGCTTGCCTCCCGCTTCTCCGGCCGCGACCCGGTGCTGCTTCGCCGGGCTGTCGACGAAATGGCCCGCGGGGGAGTGTGGGACACCACCGTCATCGACTCCGACGCCTCCGACCGGTGGATGCGCATCCTCACCGACGCGGGCCTCATCGTTCGCGCCCCCTCCCTCGCCGAGCTCACCGGGAGCCATGCGGTGGGCGCCGTCTCGTGA
- a CDS encoding ornithine cyclodeaminase family protein yields the protein MTLLLSAEQIAGLIGDVDVTEAVEAVFTDLGSGEMTQPAPVTLTGADDGIFLPMVARSDRLGLVAVKLMADIPQNAGRGLPTQRSTILVSSVLTGECVAVLDGGIITRLRTAAASAVATRQLARRDSRVLGLIGAGNLATEHVRALRAVSSLSEVIVWSRSAATVERFLHSLDSDIRGTTVVAENPQTVAENCDVLCTLTPSVEPIVRGAWLQAGQHVNAVGARPRPTHRELDGAAMAAGTLFVDSAATARAKSGDLLQAIADGSLSVETPLRELGDVMARTATGRTSRDEITVFDSVGLAAQDLAVAARLIDLARLRGAGSDIHLSAAALASTVAAVTV from the coding sequence GTGACCCTCCTTCTCAGCGCGGAGCAGATCGCCGGCCTGATCGGTGACGTCGACGTGACGGAGGCCGTCGAGGCAGTGTTCACCGACCTCGGTTCGGGCGAGATGACCCAGCCCGCCCCCGTCACCCTGACCGGGGCAGACGACGGCATCTTCCTCCCGATGGTCGCCCGGTCGGATCGGCTCGGTCTCGTCGCGGTCAAGCTGATGGCGGACATCCCGCAGAACGCAGGCCGGGGACTGCCGACGCAACGTTCGACCATCCTCGTCTCGTCCGTGCTCACCGGCGAATGTGTCGCCGTGCTCGACGGGGGGATCATCACCCGTTTGCGCACCGCTGCCGCCTCCGCTGTTGCCACCCGGCAGCTCGCCCGGCGGGACAGTCGTGTGCTCGGCCTCATCGGGGCCGGAAATCTGGCGACGGAGCACGTTCGCGCCCTAAGGGCGGTCTCCTCGCTCAGTGAGGTCATCGTCTGGTCACGCTCAGCCGCGACCGTCGAGCGGTTCCTGCACAGCCTGGACTCAGACATCCGCGGCACCACAGTCGTGGCCGAGAACCCGCAGACCGTCGCCGAGAACTGCGATGTGCTCTGCACCCTCACGCCATCGGTCGAGCCGATCGTGCGGGGGGCGTGGTTGCAGGCCGGCCAGCATGTCAACGCTGTCGGTGCCAGGCCCCGGCCCACGCACCGCGAGCTCGACGGCGCGGCGATGGCCGCCGGCACCCTGTTCGTCGACAGCGCTGCGACCGCGCGAGCGAAATCCGGCGACCTGTTGCAGGCCATCGCGGACGGGTCGCTGAGCGTGGAGACCCCGCTGCGTGAGCTCGGCGACGTCATGGCACGCACAGCCACCGGGCGCACGTCGCGCGACGAGATCACCGTGTTCGACTCCGTCGGACTCGCAGCGCAGGACCTCGCGGTCGCTGCCCGGCTGATCGACCTCGCGCGTCTGCGCGGCGCGGGGTCCGACATCCACCTCTCAGCGGCCGCTCTGGCGAGCACGGTCGCGGCGGTGACCGTATGA
- a CDS encoding aspartate/glutamate racemase family protein — protein sequence MTRIAVVNCNTTETMTETAAARARLAVGPGTEIVAVTPSWGVESAEGWYDSFISAAAVLHTLEQLPDDIDGVVMAGFGEHGREGARELLDIPVVDITEASAHLALMLGRRYGVVTTVARAAGQIEDSLTAAGLIAHCAAIESTGLGVLELDADPIRTAEAFVTAGERAIARGAEVICLGCAGMAGLEDFVGSRLPVPVVDGVAAAAALVETLIRQRLTTSKIGSYARPLTKARSWPAG from the coding sequence ATGACGCGCATCGCCGTCGTCAACTGCAACACGACCGAGACGATGACGGAGACCGCGGCCGCCCGGGCGCGTCTCGCGGTGGGCCCGGGCACCGAGATCGTCGCGGTCACCCCCTCGTGGGGCGTCGAGTCGGCCGAGGGATGGTACGACAGCTTCATCAGCGCTGCCGCAGTCCTCCACACCCTCGAGCAGCTGCCCGATGACATCGACGGGGTCGTGATGGCCGGGTTCGGTGAGCACGGCAGGGAAGGCGCGCGCGAACTGCTCGACATCCCCGTCGTCGACATCACCGAGGCATCCGCGCACCTCGCCCTGATGCTGGGCCGCCGCTACGGAGTCGTCACGACGGTGGCCCGCGCTGCGGGCCAGATCGAAGACAGCCTCACCGCCGCGGGGCTCATCGCGCACTGCGCCGCGATCGAGAGCACCGGGCTCGGTGTGCTCGAGCTCGACGCCGATCCGATCCGCACCGCTGAGGCGTTCGTGACCGCCGGGGAACGCGCGATCGCACGCGGCGCAGAGGTCATCTGTCTCGGCTGCGCGGGGATGGCGGGCCTGGAGGACTTCGTCGGATCCCGGCTGCCCGTTCCCGTCGTCGACGGGGTCGCAGCCGCTGCGGCTCTGGTCGAGACCCTCATCCGCCAGCGCCTGACCACCAGCAAGATCGGAAGCTACGCACGCCCGCTGACCAAAGCGCGCAGCTGGCCGGCCGGGTGA
- a CDS encoding GntR family transcriptional regulator has protein sequence MTLVEPEESLSSQTYQTLRRQIILGHYPQGSRLVEAALATELNVSRLPIREAVPRLANDGFVRSLPRRSSRVFQWTTPDIVELFDVRLSLETLAARLAAQAVARGASLQPLLDAIDAEHAALDSEDWLEVAETSTVVHEAIVEIAGSALLGSLMRAVSGRMTWLFYLTSNRDQHQQSDEHHGLLDAIRAGNDRLAESIAFTHIEKGRAPSLAMLDAS, from the coding sequence ATGACCCTCGTCGAACCAGAGGAGTCACTGTCGAGCCAGACCTACCAGACCCTTCGCCGGCAGATCATCCTCGGGCACTACCCGCAAGGATCCCGGCTCGTCGAGGCCGCCCTCGCGACCGAGCTGAACGTCTCGCGTCTTCCCATTCGTGAAGCTGTACCCCGCCTCGCCAACGACGGGTTCGTGCGGTCATTGCCGCGCCGGTCCTCGCGGGTCTTCCAGTGGACCACCCCCGACATCGTCGAACTCTTCGACGTGCGTCTCAGCCTGGAGACACTCGCGGCGCGTCTCGCGGCCCAGGCCGTCGCCAGGGGGGCTTCCCTGCAGCCCCTCCTGGACGCGATCGACGCCGAACATGCGGCGCTCGACAGCGAAGACTGGCTCGAGGTCGCCGAAACATCGACCGTAGTGCACGAGGCCATCGTCGAGATCGCCGGCAGCGCCCTCCTCGGCTCGCTGATGCGCGCCGTCAGTGGACGGATGACCTGGCTGTTCTACCTGACCAGCAACCGCGACCAACACCAACAGTCCGACGAACACCACGGCCTCCTCGACGCCATCCGCGCCGGCAACGACCGCCTCGCCGAATCGATCGCCTTCACCCACATAGAAAAGGGCCGTGCGCCGTCACTGGCCATGCTCGACGCGTCGTGA
- a CDS encoding endonuclease/exonuclease/phosphatase family protein, with product MLSYNLWHGRAQRELESLITTHSPDILCVQEAYSSSLPTRLGDLTLASGTTGNRLAVALYVRSDRFVVEAAAKVKLSISRHDRLVGGTDHRLVTARVHDTQTGRRLVVGSFHGTPFTDSNAFRRLQVDDAHEALRRLGPGLPTVMAGDYNHPILLSMLRRHLKRRGFTVARTATSTFHKNRSLVRGKFDLATISGFEVSRAEVLPRGASDHRPVLFSFEYAR from the coding sequence GTGCTCAGCTACAACTTGTGGCACGGTCGTGCCCAACGCGAACTGGAGTCGCTCATCACGACTCACTCTCCCGACATCCTCTGCGTTCAGGAAGCCTACTCATCGAGCCTGCCGACCCGGCTCGGCGACCTGACTCTGGCATCCGGTACGACAGGCAACCGTCTGGCTGTGGCGCTGTACGTGCGCTCAGACCGCTTCGTCGTCGAGGCGGCAGCGAAGGTCAAGCTGTCCATTTCACGGCATGACCGACTCGTCGGCGGAACCGATCACCGACTGGTCACAGCGCGAGTCCATGACACGCAGACCGGTCGGCGCCTGGTCGTGGGATCGTTCCACGGCACGCCGTTCACGGACTCCAATGCGTTCCGGCGCCTGCAGGTGGACGACGCCCACGAAGCTCTCCGGAGGCTGGGTCCCGGCCTGCCGACGGTGATGGCCGGCGACTACAACCATCCCATCCTGCTCAGCATGCTCCGCCGCCACCTCAAACGCCGCGGCTTCACGGTGGCGCGCACCGCCACCAGCACCTTCCACAAGAACCGGAGCCTCGTGCGGGGCAAGTTCGACCTCGCCACCATCTCCGGGTTCGAGGTCAGCCGCGCCGAGGTGCTGCCCCGCGGAGCATCGGATCACCGGCCGGTGCTCTTCTCCTTCGAGTACGCCCGCTGA